The sequence below is a genomic window from Croceicoccus marinus.
ATGCCGCCGAGCCTTCGAACAATTCGCCTTGGAAATCTGTGCGCAGGCCATAGCACAAGACCGGAACCCCCGCCTCGTCCGCCAGCCGCGCGCATTGCCAGACCTGCGCGCGGGTCAGGAACTGCGCCTCGTCGATCAGCACACAGGCGATGGGGCTGACTGCATGATGCGGCGCGACCGCATCCCACAGATCGGTGCCGGGATCATAGAGATGGGCATCTGCCTGCAGCCCGATGCGCGAATGGATCGGCTTGCCCCCGCCTTCGTCCGCGCCGCGATGATCGAGCGCGGCGGTCCATAGCATGGTCGTCATCCCGCGCTCGCGATAGTTGAAGTCGGCTTGCAGAAGCTGTGTGGATTTGCCCGCGTTCATGCTGGCATAATAGAAATAGAGCTTGGCCATCGCCGCACTATGCTGATCGCAGGGGCCCGCGCCATAGGGTCTGCGCCGGTATCGGCCCCGATTGCACAGCTTTGTGGCGCTGCCGCGCCAGCTTGGCGCTAGTCCTCGTCATCCTCGATGTCGCGGCGGACGCGCGGATCGTCCAGCAGGCGCTCGATCCGGCCTGCCTCGTCGAATGTTTCGTCAGGGCGGAACTGCAGTTTCGGCGCGAATTTCAGCCCAAGGCGCTGGGCCACCTCGCGCTGGAAGAAGGCGGTATTGACCTGCAGCGCCTTGATCACCTTCGCCTCGTCCGCGCCCAGCAGCGGCTTCACATAGACCTTGGCCTGCCGCAGGTCGGGCGACATGCGCACCTCGGTCACGCTGACGGCATGCGCAGCGATCGTATCATCGTGCACTTCCCCGCGCGAAAGCAGTTCCGACAATATATGGCGCACCCGCTCGCCGACTTTCAGAACGCGCACGGATTGCTGTTCGGGGGTGGAATTGCGAGCCATGATCAATCCATCTTGTCCAGAATTCGCTTCAGCGAGGCCATGTTGCGCGCGGTGAAGCGGCGGTCGAGCTTGCGCTCGATGAAGGGGCCGGTGAGCCTGCTGTTGCCGACCCCCTCGACATAATCGACGTAAAGGCAGCGGTCGCCAAGCGCGATGCGCTCGGGTCCCCGCCCCTCATAGGCTGCCGTCAGCACGCCGAACTGGTCTGCATCGGCTTCGCGCTCCAAAAACAGCGTATGGACCTGCTTGTCGTCGCCTTGCCCATGAAAAGGGTTGTCCTCGATCGCGGCGCTCACCTCGTCCCTGCTGCGTACGGCTGCGAAAGTGTCGAAATCGAACCGGTCCTTCACGATGAAGGCCAGCATCTCCGACAGCCCCTCCGAAGGTCGATCATCGAAGGAGAACAGCACGTTGCCGCTGGCGACGACGGTTTCGACGTCTTCCAGATCCTCACGCTCCAGCGCGTCGCGCAGATCGGTCATCTTCAACCGATTGCCGCCGACATTCATGCTGGCGAAGAAAGCGGCGTAGCGGGGCATGATCGTTCCCTGGCTGAAATAGACGAAGGGCAGCGCCAGAATGCACAGCATCGGGAGTCACCCTAACGTGCAGCCGCTATCCAGTCCGCTCAATACACCCTTGCGACTGCGCCGCCACCAGCCGGGCTGTGACCCGACTGGCGGCTTTGCGCTTTTGTCTCGCAAGACGTCTTAAAGAACGCGTTCGCGCTCCTCGACCTCGAAGACTTCAAGCTGGTCGCCCGGCTTGATGTCGTTCGTGTCCGAAAGCACCACGCCGCATTCCAGACCCGCGCGGACTTCGTCCACGTCGTCCTTGAAGCGCCGCAGCGATTCGATCGAGGTAGCCGAAACGATGACATCATTGCGGGTAAGACGCGCGAACAGGCCCTTGCGGATGACGCCTTCCTCGACCAGCAGGCCAGCGGCCTTGTCCTTCTTGCCGGCGGGGAACACCTGCTTGACCGCGGCACGGCCCACGACGTTCTCGATCCGCTCGGGACCAAGCTCGCCCGCCATGCGCTTCGCGATCTCCTCGGTCAGGTGATAGATGACGTCGTAATACATCATCTCCACCTTGTCCTTTTCCATCTGCTGGCGCGCCTTGGCATTGGGACGCACGTTGAAGCCGATGATCGGAGCGCCCGATGCCGCCGCGAGCGTAACGTCGCTCTCGGTAATGGCACCGACGCCCGAATGCAGGACGCGAACCTTGATGAGGTCGTTGGACAGGCGGCCCAGCGCGGTCGAGATTGCCTCGACCGAACCCTGCACGTCCGCCTTGATGACGACCGGGAACTCGACCATCTCGCTCTTCAACGCCGAGAACATGTTCTCGAAGTTCGAAACCGGCATCGCGGTGCGCTTCTCGTTCGCCTTCTCGGTACGATAGGTCGCGACCTCGCGGGCACGCTGCTCGTTCTCGACCACGTTCATCAGGTCGCCAGCACGCGGAACGCCGCCAAGGCCCAGCACCTCGACCGGAGTCGAGGGTCCGGCTTCCTTGACCTGACGGCCCTTGTCGTCGTGCATGGCGCGAACGCGGCCGCTTTCGGTGCCGACGACGAACACGTCGCCGCGCTTCAGCGTACCGCGGGTGACGAGGACGGTGGCCAGCGGCCCCTTGCCCTTGTCGAGCTGCGCCTCGATCACGGTGGCCTCGGCGTCGCGGTCGGGATTGGCCTTCAGTTCGAGCAGTTCGGCCTGCAGGTTGATCGCATCGATCAGCTTGTCGAGACCGATCTTCTTCTTGGCCGAAACCTCGACATCCATGACGTCGCCGCTCATCTCCTCGACCACGATCTCGTGTTCCAGCAGGCGCTCGCGGATCTTCTTCGGGTTCGCCTCGTCCTTGTCGATCTTGTTGATCGCCACGATCATCGGCACGCCAGCCGCCTTGGTGTGGTTGATCGCCTCGATCGTCTGCGGCATCAGCCCGTCGTCGGCCGCCACCACCAGGATGACGATGTCGGTGACATTGGCACCGCGCGCACGCATCTCGGTAAAGGCCTCGTGGCCCGGCGTATCGAGGAAGGTGATCATGTCACCCGCCTTGGTCTTCACCTGATAGGCGCCGATATGCTGCGTGATGCCGCCCGCTTCGCCGCGGGTCACGTCCGTGCCGCGCAGCGCGTCGAGCAGGCTGGTCTTGCCGTGGTCGACATGGCCCATGATCGTCACGACCGGAGGACGCGGCTTCAGGGTCTCGGCAGGATCGACATCGACCGTATTGTCGATATCGACGTCGCTTTCCGACACGCGCTGGATGTTGTGGCCGAATTCCTCGACCAGCAATTCCGCGGTGTCCTGGTCGATCGTCTGGTTGACGGTGACCATCATGCCCAGGTTGAACAACGCCTTCACCAGATCGGCGCCCTTTTCGGCCATGCGATTGGCCAGTTCCTGCACGGTAATGGCCTCGGGCACGACGACGTCGCGCACCTGCTTCTCACGCTGCTGCTGCTGGCCGCGGTACTGCGAACGGCGCTCCTTCTCGCGCGCACGCTTCAGCGCGGCGAGACTGCGGGCCCGCGCGCCTTCGTCGTCGTTCAGCGCCTTGTTGACGGTCAGCTTGCCGCCGCGGCGGCGGTCGGCGCCCTTGGCTTCGGCGCTGCGCGTATCGCCGCGCGTGTCGCGGGCCCCGCCCTTCTTGTCCGCGGCGGGCTTCTTCTCGACCTTCTTGGGCTCGGGACGCTTGACCGGAGTGAACTTGCGCGGGGCGGGCACGGCCTCGCCCTGTTCCTCGACTGCCGGATCGCTGGCGGCTTCCTCCTGCTCTGCGGGCTTTTCGGCTTCAACGGCGGGAGCAGGCTCTTCCTGCGTCTGACTGGCTTCGACTTCTGCCTCGGCCACGGCTTCCTTCTGCGCCTCGGCTTCGGCCTTGCGGTTGTCCTCGGCACGCTGGCGCTCTTCCTCAAGCGCCTTGGCCTTGGCCTCTTCCTCGCGGCGGCGGGCTTCCTCCGCCATCTTCAGGCGTTCTTCCTCGGCCTCGCGCTGCAAGCGGGCGACGCGCTCCTGCGGCGTCTCGTCGCTGGGCGAAGGACGGCGGGGCGCGGGCTTGGGCGCGGCGGGCTTGGGCGCGGCGGGCGGCGCGGCGACAGGAGTTGGCGCAGCTTCGGGGGCAGCGGCAGGCGCAGTCTCGCCCGGCTTCAGGATCTTGCGCTTGCGCTTTACTTCCACGGCGACCTTGTTGGTCCGGCCATGGCTGAAGGTCTGCTTGACCTCGCCCGCGTCCACCGCACGCTTCAGGCCAAGCGGCTTGCGGGTCCGGGTGCTGTTGTCGTTATCGCTCATACTGGTCAAAAAACCCTATCAAAATCATCGTCGTCGTCACGCCGTGAACGGCGTCGTCATCTGCTGCGGCCTGCCCCTGCAGGTGCGCCGAACGCGCCCGCTTCTACGGTTCGCTGGCCCGCTGTGCGGCAGGCCCTCCACTTTCCAACCCGGCATTTCCGGGGCCATCGGCGGTCGCGCCATCGTGGCCAAGGTAATGGTTGAGCCTTGCAAGCAAGGTCGAAACGCGTCCGGCGGCGGCACGATCGGTCAACGCCAGATGGACGGTATTGTCGCGGCCCAATGCCACAGACAGCCCCGCCCGGTCCAGAGGCAAGCTTTCGCCCGCCATGCCGGTACCTTCCTTGTCCTCACCCACGCGCCATGCCTGGTCGAGCCGACGCGAACCATCGCCACCGGCGTCGGACGCGTGCCCCAACCACCAAACCTTGCCCGAACGCGCCGCCTCGGCGATGCGATCGGATCCGGCGAGCACATTGCCGGAGCGGTACTCGATGCCCAGCCTGTCGGTCAGGGCGCGCAGCAGCGCCTGCTCCGCCAGTTCGGGAAGTTCGGCCGGAATGACAGGCGGCGGCCCCTTGAAACCGCGCGCCAGGGCTCCCTTCAGATGGCCCTTCGCGATCGCTTCTTCAAGTTCGGCGCGCGTGACGCCGATCCATGCGCCGCGTCCTGGCGCCTTGGCATGGGCATCGGGCAGAACCGCGGGCCTGTCGTCGGAAGCTGCGGATCCCTGCGGCCCCATCGCCAGCCGCAACAGGCTTTCGCGCGGAGCGATACGGCCCGTAATGACGCATTTGCGCATGGGTCCGTCGCCCCGCGCGCCAGAGCGGCGGGTGACGGTGCCCTCGTCGAACTCGGGCACCTTTTCATCGATGTCGGACGCTACGGTCTCATTGCTTGGAGTCCGCATCGGCGGCCTCCTGCATGTTTTCGTCCTCGGCAGTTGCCTCGGCCACGGCTTCGTCGGTCACGGCTTCGGCCTCGGAGGAAATCGTCTCGTCCGCGGGCTGCCCCTCGGTAACGTCGTCCTCATCCTCGAACCAGTGCGCGCGGGCCGCCATGATGATCTCGTTGCCCTGCTCTTCGGTCAGGCCATAGGCGCCCAGCACGCCGCCCTTGTCCTCGGGACGACGGTCGCGCTTCATCGGCGGGCCGGCTGCGGGGCCGCCGCGGCGACGGGGACCTTCGCGGCGCTTGGCGATCAGCTCGTCGGTGGCCAGATCGGCCAGGTCATCCAGCGTCAGGATGCCGGCGTTACCCAGCACCACCAGCATTTCCTCGTTCAGATGCGGGATTTCGGCCAGCGCATCGTCCACGCCCATCTCGCGGCGGGCGGTACGGAAGGTCTCCTCGCGGCGCTCAAGCGCCTCGATCGCACGCGACTGCAGCTCTTCGGCAAGGTCCTCGTCAAAGCCCTCGATACCGGCCAGCTCGTCGCGGTCGACATAGGCGACTTCCTCCAGCTCGGTGAAGCCTTCGGCCACCAGCAGCTGCGAGAGCGTCTCGTCGACGTCCAGCTCTTCCTCGAACATCTTCGAACGTTCGGCGAATTCCTTCGACCGCTTCTCGCTCGACTCTTGTTCGGTCATGATGTCGATCTGGCTCTCGGTCAGCTGCGAGGCCAGGCGTACGTTCTGGCCGCGGCGACCGATGGCAAGCGACAGCTGATCGTCGGGAACGACGACCTCGATGCGGCTTTCTTCCTCGTCGATGACGACCCGGCTGACGGTCGCGGGCTGAAGCGCGTTGACGACGAAGGTCGCGGTGTCCTCGCTCCAGGGGATGATGTCGATCTTCTCACCCTGCAGTTCCTGGACGACGGCCTGCACACGGCTGCCCTTCATGCCGACGCAGGCACCGACCGGGTCGATGCTGCTGTCATGGCTGATCACGCCGATCTTGGCGCGGCTGCCCGGGTCGCGGGCGGCGGCCTTGATCTGGATGATGCCGTCGTAGATCTCGGGCACTTCCTGCGCGAACAGCTTCTTCATGAATTCGGGATGCGCGCGGGACAGGAAGATCTGCGGGCCGCGGTTCGACCGGTCGACCTTCAGGATCAGCGCGCGAATGCGTTCACCGGTGCGGGCGACTTCGCGCGGGATCTGCTGGTCGCGGCGGATGATGCCCTCGGCCCGGCCCAGGTTCACGATCACGTGGCCGAATTCGACCGACTTGATCACGCCGGTGATGACCTCGCCGGCGCGGTCCTTGAATTCCTCGTACTGGCGCTCGCGCTCGGCATCGCGGACCTTCTGGAAGATCACCTGCTTGGCCGATTGCGCGTCGATGCGGCCCAGGTCGACGGGGGGCAGCGGATCGACAATGAAGTCGCCGACCTGCGCGCCGTCCTGCAGCTTCTGCGCCTGTTCGACCGAAACCTGCTTGAAGTAGTCCTCGACCTCCTCGACCACCTCGACCACGCGCCACAGGCGAAGGTCGCCGGTCTGCGGGTCCAGCTTGGCGCGGATGTCGTTCTCGGCGCCATAGCGGTTGCGGGCCGATTTCTGGATCGCTTCTTCCATCGCCTCGATCACGATGGACTTGTCGATCATCTTCTCGCTGGCCACGGCATTGGCAATCGCCAGAAGCTCTGCGCGGTTCGCCGAAATCGCATTCGCCATGTTAGTCGTCTTCCCTGCTCAATTCAGCGGAGGCCCGCCTGCTCAGCGCAGCGGGACCCATAAGTCGCCCGCCGCATAATAGTTTGCCGTCGAAAGCGCCAGAACTAGTCCGCATCCTCTTCCGACATATCCTCGACTTCCCCGAATTCCTCGGAAACAACCTCGTCCGCGCCGGTGGTGTCCAGCGGCACGGTCGACTTGATCAGTCGGTCCGTCAGCATCAGCTTGGCCGAATGGATGCCGGCCAGCGGCATGGTCACCGATCCCAGCTTCTTGTCGTCGACCGTCACCATGTCGTCCTCGAACGCGGTCAGGTCGCCCTGGAACGTGCGCTTGTTGCCCGCGGGCGCGTCGGCGTCCTTGGACAGGGTAATGCGCGCCTCGTGCCCGACCCAGTTCGCGAAATCCTTCGCGCGGGTCAGCGGGCGGTCGATCCCCGGAGAAGACACTTCCAGCCTGTACGCGCCCTTGATCAGCTCGTCGCCCGCTTCCTCACGCGCGTCGATCGCGTCGGAGATGCGGCGCGAGATCGCCATGCACTGGTCGATCACCAGCTGGCCGGTCTCCGGGTTCTCGGCCATCACCTGCAGCGTACGCTCGTCATCCGAACCGAACAGTTTCACGCGCACGAGTTCGAAGCCGGAAGCGGTGACTTCCTGTTCGATCAGATCGGTGAGACGCGCGAGGTCGGTCATGCAATTCCTTCGTTCGATACCCGCGCCGCGAATACGGAAAGGCGCGCCGGAGCCCTGCGGCACCGGCCCGGCTTTGTACGCGACAATGTCGGGATGAATCGGCAGATAGTCGCAGCAGCCATAAAAAGCAAGTCGCCTTGGCGGATCAGGCCGCCTTGTCGCTCTCGCTTCCCGCTTCGTTCAGCGCATGCTTGCGGATGCAGTGGCGAAGCTGGTCGTAACTAAGCCCCAATGCTTCCGCCGCACGGCGCTGGTTCCAGCGGTGGCGGTCCAGCGCGGATTCGACGATGGCACGCTCATGCCCGTCGACCGCGGCGCGCAGGTCGGTAACGGCAGCGAAATCGAAAGCCGGCTTCAGTTCGACCGGTGGCAGCGCGTCCGGCCGCTGCGCGGGGCCGCGCGCCGAGGACTTGGGCGCCCATGGCGAATCGAACGGATCGAAGACGACCGCCCCGACCGGTGTGCGTCCATCATCCCAGCGATAGACCGCGCGTTCGACGACATTGCGCAATTCACGCACGTTGCCGGGCCATGGATAGGCTTCCAGCTGTTCGATCACCTCTTCCGAAAAGCCCGGCCATTCCTCCCACATCAGTTCCGCCGCCATGCGCCGGCCGAAGAAATCGGCGATGACGGTGATGTCGCCCTCGCGTGCCCGCAAGGGTGGGAGAGTGATGACCTCGAAGCTCAACCGGTCGAGAAGGTCGGCCCTGAACTCGCCGCGTTCGGCCAGCGCGGGCAGATCCTCGTTGGTGGCAGCGACGATGCGAACGTCGACCACCGTGGGACGCGACGCCCCGATGCGCGTAATCTCGCCGTATTCCACGGCTCTTAGCAGGCGTTCCTGGGCGGCCATCGACAGCGTGCCGAGTTCGTCGAGGAACAGGGTGCCGCCGTCGGCTTCCTCGAACCGGCCGGTCCGCGCCTTCGATGCTCCGGTGAAGGCACCTGCCTCGTGGCCGAACAATTCCGCCTCGATCAGCGTTTCGGGAAGAGCGGCGCAATTCATCACGACCAGCGGTTCGCCCCAGCGATCCGACAGGTGATGAAGCCGCTCGGCGATAAGTTCCTTGCCGGTTCCGCGCTCGCCGATGACCAGCACCGGGCGCGACAGGGCCGCCGCACGGCTGGCCCGCTCCACCGCGTCGAGAATGGCCTTAGACTGGCCGACAAACTGCTTGCCCCGATCCATGCACCGGAAGTTAGCGCAGAATCCCAACTCTTGGCAATAAGTTCGCGGCTCGTCGCCAACTCTTCGGTTCAAATATCTGTTTTCTAAAGACTTCCTTGATTTGGCACGCTCTCTGCAAAGTGATTGGCATAGTTCGAAGATGTGGGGACATCATGTTTAATTTTCGTCAATCCAGTACGATCGGCCCAGTAGCCACCAGCCTGTTCGCTGCGATCGCGATGCTTTCGCTCAGCGCCTATGCGGTGCGCGACCTGGCCTGCTCGTTTCCGCCGGTCTGCGACGTCAAGCTGGTATCGCCGGCCAAGGCCGCACCGGCCCTGGCTTTCGTGCTGGCCTGAAGCTGATATCCCTGAGAGGACCGTATGAACGACAAGAATGAGCTGACGCCCGAAACGGACCGCAAGCCGCCCGCCGCCGATGACGGCCGGAAGCTGTCCGATACGCCGTGGACCGACGACGAGGCTGCCGCGTCGCGTTTCGACCGCGAGGTGGCCCGGTTGATGACCGACCGCGAACGTGCCGAGAAGGCGGGGCGGGAAAGAAGTGAATCGCGCCGCCATCGCGACTATGATGACGATGAGCCGATCCGCTTTCGCGGCGGCAGCAGCCTGAGGCAGAACGGAGCCCAATTGATGGGAATATTTTCGCGCACCCGTGACATCATTGCCGCCAACTTCTCGGACATGATCGAGAAGGCCGACGATCCCGAAAAGATGATCCGCATGATCATCGTCGAGATGGAGGAAACGCTGGTCGAGGTCCGTGCAGGCGCCGCCCGCACCATCGCCGACCAGAAGGAAATGCAGCGTCACGCGGTGAAGCTGGAACGGCTGCAGGAAGACTGGGCGGACAAGGCGCAGCTTGCGCTGTCCAAGGGCCGCGAGGACCTGGCCCGCGCCGCGCTGATGGAAAAGCGCAAGGCGACCGACCTGGCCAAGCAGCTGTCCGAGGAAATGGACGTGCTGGAGCAGAGCCTGCGCGCCAACGAGGAAGACATCGCCAAGCTGCAGCAGCGCCTGCGCGAGGCGCGGAGCCGGCAGTCGATGATCGCGGCCCGCCTGGAAAGCGCCGAGAACCGCGTCCGACTGCGCAAGCTGATGACGACCGAGCGTGTCGACGAAGCACTGGCCCGGTTCGAGATGCTGGAGCGCCGCGTCGATTACGCCGAAGGCCACGCCGACGCGCTGGGCATGGCCATGAAGGGCGAGCCGTCGCTTGCCGAGCAGATCGAAGGGCTGTCCGCCGTCGACAAGGTCGACGAGGAACTCGAAGCGCTCAAGCGCTCGATGGGCGGCCAGAGCGAGAAGAAGGAGGACTGACCCATGGAAGGTGTGCTTGCAATTATATGTATTTTCGTCGTCCTTCCGGGCTTGGTCTTTCACTATGTGACCAAGTGGAAGACCGCGCCCACCCTGACCCAGGGTGACGAGGCGATGCTGGAGGAGCTCTACAAGCTCGCTCGCCGCCTCGACGACCGGATGGATACGGTGGAGCGCCTTGTCGCTGCCGATAACGAGGAATTCTCCAAGCCGCGCCTGATCGCCGATCAGGAAGCCGACAATGTGAAGCTGGCCGAGCTGGAGCGCATGATGAAGGAAAGGAACGCACAATGAGCAGCACCGAACGTACCCGCTTCTACCGCGACAAGGTGAACGGCAAGTTCCTGGGCGTCAGTGCGGGCCTTGCCGACTATACCGGGATCGACGCGATCTGGATCCGCCTTGGCTTCCTGATTGCCACGATCACGATGGGCTGGCCGATCCTGATCTATATCGCGATGGGCATGATGGCACCGAAGAAGCCCGAACACCTCTACACCGACCGCAAGGAACAGCAGTTCTGGCAGGGCGTCCGCCAGTCGCCGACCCGCTCGGCGCGCGAGGTGAAGGCCCGGTTCCGCGACATCGACCGCCGCCTCGCCCATGTCGAGGAATATTACGTAAGCGGCAATCGCCAGCTTTCCGACGAGATCGAGAAGCTGCGCTGAGGCCCGGCACCCGGCCCGGCACCCATCAGGGCCCAGATCGAAAGGCTTGAAACATGGCAGACGAACTTGCTCTTCTGATACCGCTTGCCCCCTTCATCATGATCTGCCTGATCGTGTGGACCAAGCACCAGTCCAAGATGGCCGAACTGAAAATGAACGCCACCGCGGAAAAGGCGGCGCAATATGCGCAGCATACCGCCCAGCTGGAAGAGCGGGTCCGCGTTCTGGAGCGCATCATCACCGACAAGGGCACCGACATCGCACGCCAGATCGAGGCGCTGCGCGAGGAGGAAAGCGATGCGCGCCTCAATGCCCCCGTCAATCCGCGTCACGAGGTGTAGGCGATGGAAGAGCTGATCACTCCTGCCGTGCTGGGCGTCGGCGTCGTGTCCTTTGCGATCGCATGGGTGGTGAATACCGCGATCCGCGTCAGACATGGCTATCCGCTGGAAAACAGCTGGGGCAAGTCCGTCTATCCGCAGAAGGACAAAGAGACGGCCGAGCGGCTGAAGCTGGCGAGCCAGGAAAACGCGCAGCTTCGCGCCGAGCTGGGTTCGGTCAAGGACCGGCTCGCCAACGTGGAGCGGATCGTGACCGACAGCGGCTATCGCCTGACGCACGAGATCGAGGCGCTGCGTTCGTCCGAGGCGCGTTCGCCGGAAATGCATTCGCCTGACAGGGAAGGACAGTTCAAATGAGTTTCTGGACCGCCATCATCCTGATCGTGCTGATCATTTCGGTCACGCAGATGATCAAGGGTCGGCGCGATGCAAGGGACGGCCTGTACACGGACAGGAGCGGCACGCTGCGGCCGCGTCCGGACGGCCTGTCGCCCGAGGACGAGGAGCAGCTTCGCGCCGAGATCGCCGAGCTGAAGGAACGGGTGCATGTGCTGGAGCGCATCGCGACCGACGAACGCCAGAAGCTCGGCCTTGCCGAAGAGATCGAGCTGCTGCGCGACCGCTGAGAGGAGGCTGATCCATGAGCTTCGAAGTCAGTTCCATGGCCCTGTTCGCACTGGCGGGGCTGACCATCGTGACCGCCGCTTTGCTGTATGGCTGGCAGGGCTGGCTGGCATTGAAGATGCGCGAGGCTGAGATGGGCCACGGGGAATTCGCGCCCTCGCCCGCCCGCGATGTCGGCGATGCGCCCGCCGCCGCGCGGATCGAACTGGCCGATCTGAAGGAACGGGTCCGCAGGCTGGAAGCGATCGCCAGCGGGGTCGACCTTTAAGGCACTTGCGAGCGGCGGGCGCGGCGGCTAGCTCCGCCCCCATGCGATCCATCGACGATATTGCCGAGGAATACGAATTCCTCGAAGGCGACGAGCGT
It includes:
- the rimP gene encoding ribosome maturation protein RimP; translated protein: MTDLARLTDLIEQEVTASGFELVRVKLFGSDDERTLQVMAENPETGQLVIDQCMAISRRISDAIDAREEAGDELIKGAYRLEVSSPGIDRPLTRAKDFANWVGHEARITLSKDADAPAGNKRTFQGDLTAFEDDMVTVDDKKLGSVTMPLAGIHSAKLMLTDRLIKSTVPLDTTGADEVVSEEFGEVEDMSEEDAD
- a CDS encoding envelope stress response membrane protein PspB, with the protein product MTKWKTAPTLTQGDEAMLEELYKLARRLDDRMDTVERLVAADNEEFSKPRLIADQEADNVKLAELERMMKERNAQ
- a CDS encoding DUF1697 domain-containing protein; its protein translation is MLCILALPFVYFSQGTIMPRYAAFFASMNVGGNRLKMTDLRDALEREDLEDVETVVASGNVLFSFDDRPSEGLSEMLAFIVKDRFDFDTFAAVRSRDEVSAAIEDNPFHGQGDDKQVHTLFLEREADADQFGVLTAAYEGRGPERIALGDRCLYVDYVEGVGNSRLTGPFIERKLDRRFTARNMASLKRILDKMD
- the infB gene encoding translation initiation factor IF-2, producing the protein MSDNDNSTRTRKPLGLKRAVDAGEVKQTFSHGRTNKVAVEVKRKRKILKPGETAPAAAPEAAPTPVAAPPAAPKPAAPKPAPRRPSPSDETPQERVARLQREAEEERLKMAEEARRREEEAKAKALEEERQRAEDNRKAEAEAQKEAVAEAEVEASQTQEEPAPAVEAEKPAEQEEAASDPAVEEQGEAVPAPRKFTPVKRPEPKKVEKKPAADKKGGARDTRGDTRSAEAKGADRRRGGKLTVNKALNDDEGARARSLAALKRAREKERRSQYRGQQQQREKQVRDVVVPEAITVQELANRMAEKGADLVKALFNLGMMVTVNQTIDQDTAELLVEEFGHNIQRVSESDVDIDNTVDVDPAETLKPRPPVVTIMGHVDHGKTSLLDALRGTDVTRGEAGGITQHIGAYQVKTKAGDMITFLDTPGHEAFTEMRARGANVTDIVILVVAADDGLMPQTIEAINHTKAAGVPMIVAINKIDKDEANPKKIRERLLEHEIVVEEMSGDVMDVEVSAKKKIGLDKLIDAINLQAELLELKANPDRDAEATVIEAQLDKGKGPLATVLVTRGTLKRGDVFVVGTESGRVRAMHDDKGRQVKEAGPSTPVEVLGLGGVPRAGDLMNVVENEQRAREVATYRTEKANEKRTAMPVSNFENMFSALKSEMVEFPVVIKADVQGSVEAISTALGRLSNDLIKVRVLHSGVGAITESDVTLAAASGAPIIGFNVRPNAKARQQMEKDKVEMMYYDVIYHLTEEIAKRMAGELGPERIENVVGRAAVKQVFPAGKKDKAAGLLVEEGVIRKGLFARLTRNDVIVSATSIESLRRFKDDVDEVRAGLECGVVLSDTNDIKPGDQLEVFEVEERERVL
- the pspF gene encoding phage shock protein operon transcriptional activator; this translates as MDRGKQFVGQSKAILDAVERASRAAALSRPVLVIGERGTGKELIAERLHHLSDRWGEPLVVMNCAALPETLIEAELFGHEAGAFTGASKARTGRFEEADGGTLFLDELGTLSMAAQERLLRAVEYGEITRIGASRPTVVDVRIVAATNEDLPALAERGEFRADLLDRLSFEVITLPPLRAREGDITVIADFFGRRMAAELMWEEWPGFSEEVIEQLEAYPWPGNVRELRNVVERAVYRWDDGRTPVGAVVFDPFDSPWAPKSSARGPAQRPDALPPVELKPAFDFAAVTDLRAAVDGHERAIVESALDRHRWNQRRAAEALGLSYDQLRHCIRKHALNEAGSESDKAA
- the rbfA gene encoding 30S ribosome-binding factor RbfA, producing MARNSTPEQQSVRVLKVGERVRHILSELLSRGEVHDDTIAAHAVSVTEVRMSPDLRQAKVYVKPLLGADEAKVIKALQVNTAFFQREVAQRLGLKFAPKLQFRPDETFDEAGRIERLLDDPRVRRDIEDDED
- the nusA gene encoding transcription termination factor NusA encodes the protein MANAISANRAELLAIANAVASEKMIDKSIVIEAMEEAIQKSARNRYGAENDIRAKLDPQTGDLRLWRVVEVVEEVEDYFKQVSVEQAQKLQDGAQVGDFIVDPLPPVDLGRIDAQSAKQVIFQKVRDAERERQYEEFKDRAGEVITGVIKSVEFGHVIVNLGRAEGIIRRDQQIPREVARTGERIRALILKVDRSNRGPQIFLSRAHPEFMKKLFAQEVPEIYDGIIQIKAAARDPGSRAKIGVISHDSSIDPVGACVGMKGSRVQAVVQELQGEKIDIIPWSEDTATFVVNALQPATVSRVVIDEEESRIEVVVPDDQLSLAIGRRGQNVRLASQLTESQIDIMTEQESSEKRSKEFAERSKMFEEELDVDETLSQLLVAEGFTELEEVAYVDRDELAGIEGFDEDLAEELQSRAIEALERREETFRTARREMGVDDALAEIPHLNEEMLVVLGNAGILTLDDLADLATDELIAKRREGPRRRGGPAAGPPMKRDRRPEDKGGVLGAYGLTEEQGNEIIMAARAHWFEDEDDVTEGQPADETISSEAEAVTDEAVAEATAEDENMQEAADADSKQ
- the pspA gene encoding phage shock protein PspA encodes the protein MTDRERAEKAGRERSESRRHRDYDDDEPIRFRGGSSLRQNGAQLMGIFSRTRDIIAANFSDMIEKADDPEKMIRMIIVEMEETLVEVRAGAARTIADQKEMQRHAVKLERLQEDWADKAQLALSKGREDLARAALMEKRKATDLAKQLSEEMDVLEQSLRANEEDIAKLQQRLREARSRQSMIAARLESAENRVRLRKLMTTERVDEALARFEMLERRVDYAEGHADALGMAMKGEPSLAEQIEGLSAVDKVDEELEALKRSMGGQSEKKED
- a CDS encoding DUF448 domain-containing protein, coding for MRTPSNETVASDIDEKVPEFDEGTVTRRSGARGDGPMRKCVITGRIAPRESLLRLAMGPQGSAASDDRPAVLPDAHAKAPGRGAWIGVTRAELEEAIAKGHLKGALARGFKGPPPVIPAELPELAEQALLRALTDRLGIEYRSGNVLAGSDRIAEAARSGKVWWLGHASDAGGDGSRRLDQAWRVGEDKEGTGMAGESLPLDRAGLSVALGRDNTVHLALTDRAAAGRVSTLLARLNHYLGHDGATADGPGNAGLESGGPAAQRASEP
- a CDS encoding thymidine kinase, which translates into the protein MAKLYFYYASMNAGKSTQLLQADFNYRERGMTTMLWTAALDHRGADEGGGKPIHSRIGLQADAHLYDPGTDLWDAVAPHHAVSPIACVLIDEAQFLTRAQVWQCARLADEAGVPVLCYGLRTDFQGELFEGSAALLGIADALIELKAVCHCGRKATMNLRIDAEGSAVSEGEQTEIGGNDRYIALCRRHFVEANRG